The segment CACCGGTAACACCGCCGCCTGCACAACAACAGCAAGCACCTGCACCACCACCGCCTGCTCAGCCAGTGCAACAACAGCAGGCAGCACCAGTACAACAACAACCAGTTTACCAAGAGCCACAGCAGTTTGCGCAACCACAGCGACCTGCCCAGCCTGTGAATGTACAACAAGCACAGTTTGCTAGCTTTGATACAAATGTAATCTCGCAATCTGAAGCTAGAAATTTAAATATGCTACTTGATATTCCATTGCAAGTTACTGTAGAGTTAGGACGTACGAAGCGTTCTGTAAAAGAGATTTTAGAACTATCAAGTGGTTCAATTATTGAACTCGATAAATTAGCAGGGGAACCTGTTGATATTTTAGTCAATAGTCGTTTGATTGCTAAAGGGGAAGTCGTTGTTATTGATGAGAACTTTGGTGTCCGTATTACAGATGTTTTAAGTCAAGCAGAGCGTTTAAATAATTTAAGATAGTTTTAATTGGAGGAGTTAATCATGTCTAAAAGAATTTTGATTGTAGACGACGCTGCATTTATGCGCATGATGATCAAGGATATTTTGTCAAAAAATGGATTCGAGGTTGTGGGAGAAGCAGCTGACGGTTTACAAGCTGTTGAAAAGTACAATGAATTAAAACCAGATTTAGTAACAATGGATATTACAATGCCAGAGATGGATGGGATTGCTGCTCTAAAAGCTATTAAAGGGTCTGATCCAAGTGCTACTGTTATCATGTGTTCAGCAATGGGGCAACAAGCGATGGTAATTGATGCAATTCAAGCTGGTGCAAAAGACTTTATCGTCAAACCTTTCCAAGCAGATCGTGTAATTGAAGCGATTCAAAAAGCTTTAGGATGATTGCATGCAAATGTTAAAATCATTTCGTTTCACGATGATTTTCGCATTTCTTGTATCTTTCCTGTTTTTGTACCCAACAGCAACTTCTGTTTATGCAGCTTCTGATAAAAATAGTGTGACGGAATGCTTGCAAAATCCAGAAGCTTGTGATGAAGATACTACTGATCCAGCTGCTACACAAGAAACAGATGTATCAGCAGCTGGAGATATATCTGTATGGGAATACATAAAGATGGTTTTAGCGCTTATTTTTGTTGTCGCTTTATTTTATGGTTTGATGAAGTTTTTAAATAAACGAAATTTAAACTTCCAACGTAACCAAATGGTGCAAAATTTAGGCGGTTTATCGTTAGGTGCACAAAAGTCAGTTCAGCTTCTACAGGTAGGCAAAACATTGTATTTAGTAGGCGTCGGTGAAGATGTTCAACTATTGCGTGAAATTACTGATCCTGAAGAAGTAGCAACCCTATTAGCGCTATATAACGAAAGGCAAGAGCTTGCAGCAACATCACCGTATAT is part of the Lysinibacillus sp. FSL K6-0232 genome and harbors:
- a CDS encoding response regulator encodes the protein MSKRILIVDDAAFMRMMIKDILSKNGFEVVGEAADGLQAVEKYNELKPDLVTMDITMPEMDGIAALKAIKGSDPSATVIMCSAMGQQAMVIDAIQAGAKDFIVKPFQADRVIEAIQKALG
- a CDS encoding flagellar biosynthetic protein FliO gives rise to the protein MLKSFRFTMIFAFLVSFLFLYPTATSVYAASDKNSVTECLQNPEACDEDTTDPAATQETDVSAAGDISVWEYIKMVLALIFVVALFYGLMKFLNKRNLNFQRNQMVQNLGGLSLGAQKSVQLLQVGKTLYLVGVGEDVQLLREITDPEEVATLLALYNERQELAATSPYITEVFAKFTKKNKNSLQNEQKQDSFGQLFEKRISEIKQERSEEIERWKQKEKDDK